From Corvus cornix cornix isolate S_Up_H32 chromosome 5, ASM73873v5, whole genome shotgun sequence, the proteins below share one genomic window:
- the GPR137C gene encoding integral membrane protein GPR137C: MALAEGAAVPYAVELGLTVLHTALYAALFLFAYLQLWLLLYYRERRLSYHTLCLFLCLLWAALRTTLFSFYLQNSLQALRLQQPFAHWLLYCLPGCLLFSSLCLLNLYFAEVIFKVKCAAEFNKYKVLLYLGSILTSLLFLVVNLTCAMLIHGEVPEKQLRWTVLARALVNDSLFILCAISLACCMCKLGKMSSANVYLESKGTSVCQAILVGSVVALLYSSRACYNLVAVAISPDNVPGPFNYGWDNLSDKVHVEVSSEEYVVFGVVLFLWELVPTTFVVLFFRAQRLTQNLTPAGMVNSHSYSSRAYFFDNPRRYDSDDDLSRLGGREGGLATPQCSGCYGSLAGTDSGSAADSAPLLCAAGGSEINHHHSSHPAPQN, translated from the exons ATGGCCCTCGCTGAGGGGGCGGCCGTGCCCTACGCCGTGGAGCTGGGGCTCACCGTGCTCCACACGGCGCTCTACGCCGCGCTCTTCCTCTTCGCCtacctgcagctctggctgctgctctaCTACCGCGAGCGGCGGCTGAGTTACCACACgctctgcctcttcctctgcctgctctgggcagccctCAGGACCACCCTGTTCTCCTTCTACCTGCAGAATTCCCTGCAGGCCCTCCGCCTCCAGCAGCCCTTCGCCCACTGGCTCCTGTACTGCCTGCCCGgctgcctcctcttctccagcctctgCCTTCTCAACCTCTATTTCGCCGAG GTCATATTCAAAGTGAAATGTGCAGCTGAATTCAACAAGTACAA GGTCCTGTTGTACTTGGGCTCCATCCTCACCAGCCTCCTGTTCCTAGTTGTGAATTTAACCTGTGCAATGCTGATCCACGGCGAGGTCCCggagaagcagctgaggtgGACGGTCCTGGCCCGGGCCCTGGTCAACGACAGCCTCTTCATCCTCTGCGCCATCTCCCTGGCCTGCTGCATGTGCAAGCTGGGAAAGATGTCCTCAGCCAACGTCTACCTCGAGTCCAAG GGAACATCTGTCTGCCAGGCTATTCTGGTGGGATCTGTAGTGGCCCTCCTGTACTCCTCAAGGGCTTGCTATAACCTGGTAGCTGTGGCCATATCTCCAGACAATGTTCCTGGTCCTTTTAACTATGGCTGGGACAACCTTTCAGACAAG GTGCACGTGGAGGTGAGCAGCGAGGAGTACGTGGTGTTTGGAGTGGTCCTGTTCCTCTGGGAGCTGGTGCCAACCACTTTCGTGGTGCTGTTCTTCCGCGCTCAGAGACTGACCCAGAACCTG ACTCCAGCAGGGATGGTCAACAGCCACAGCTACAGCTCCAGGGCCTATTTCTTCGACAATCCGAGGCGCTACGACAGCGATGATGACTTGTCACGGCTcgggggcagggaaggagg CTTGGCCACCCCTCAGTGCTCGGGCTGCTACGGCTCCCTGGCCGGGACCGACAGCGGGAGCGCCGCGGACAGCGCGCCCTTGCTCTGCGCCGCCGGCGGCTCGGAGATCAACCACCACCAcagctcccaccctgccccacAGAACTGA
- the ERO1A gene encoding ERO1-like protein alpha isoform X1: MAAGILLLALLALPAALPRGAERRCFCQVTGYLDDCTCDVETIDAFNNYKLFPRLNELLESDYFRYYKVNLQKPCPFWDDSSHCGMRDCAVQPCPSDEVPDGIRSGSYKYSEEANNLAEECEEAKRLGAVDDSLSTETRQAVLQWTQHDDSSDSFCEADDIHSPDAEYVDLLLNPERYTGYKGPDAWKIWNSIYEENCFKPQNVKRPLASGRGDDGGQMFYKWLKGVCVEKRAFYRLISGLHASINIHLSARYLLQDTWSEKKWGPNVTEFQQRFDEVLTRGEGPRRLKNLYFLYLIELRALSKVLPFFERPDFQLYTGNKSQDAETKHLLLEILHLAKSFPLHFDENSFFAGNKKEAAKLKEEFRLHFKNISKIMDCVGCFKCRLWGKLQTQGLGTALKILFSENLIEKIPESGPSYGFQLTRQEIVALFNAFGRVSTSVKELENFRNILQNMR; encoded by the exons gTTACTGGTTATTTAGATGACTGCACCTGTGATGTAGAAACCATTGATGCTTTCAACAACTACAAACTTTTTCCTAGACTGAATGAACTCCTGGAAAGTGACTATTTTAGATACTACAAG GTAAACCTACAGAAACCTTGTCCTTTTTGGGATGACAGCAGTCACTGTGGAATGAGAGACTGTGCTGTACAGCCCTGCCCCTCT gATGAAGTCCCTGATGGAATCAGATCTGGAAGTTACAAG TACTCAGAAGAAGCCAATAACCTCGCTGAAGAATGTGAAGAGGCCAAGAGACTTGGAGCTGTTGATGACTCTTTGAG cacagaaacccggcaggcagtgctgcagtggaCACAGCACGACGACTCCTCAGACAGCTTCTGTGAGGCTGATG ACATCCATTCTCCTGATGCTGAGTACGTGGATTTACTCCTGAATCCAGAACGTTACACTGGCTACAAGGGGCCGGATGCCTGGAAAATTTGGAACAGTATTTATGAAGAAAACTGCTTCAA GCCTCAGAATGTAAAAAGACCTTTGGCATCTGGCAGAG GAGATGACGGAG gGCAGATGTTTTACAAGTGGCTCAAAG GGGTCTGTGTGGAGAAAAGAGCTTTCTACAGGCTCATCTCTGGTCTCCACGCCAGCATCAACATCCACCTGAGTGCCAGGTACCTCCTGCAAG atACATGGTCGGAGAAGAAATGGGGCCCCAACGTCACAGAGTTCCAGCAGAGGTTTGATGAAGTCCTCACCAGAGGGGAAGGGCCCAGAAGACTCAAGAACCTCTATTTTCTGTACCTGATAGAGCTGAGGGCCCTCTCCAAAGTGCTGCCCTTCTTTGAGCGCCCGGATTTCCAGCTGTACACTGGGAATAAAAGCCAGGATGCAGAAACGAagcacctgctgctggaaatcCTCCATCTGGCCAA GTCTTTCCCGCTGCATTTCGATGAAAACTCCTTCTTTGCAGGGAATAAAAAGGAAGCTGCTAAACTAAAG gAGGAATTTAGGCTGCACTTCAAGAATATTTCCAAGATCATGGACTGTGTTGGCTGCTTCAAGTGCCGGCTGTGGGGGAAGTTGCAG acacagggCTTGGGCACAGCACTGAAGATCCTCTTCTCAGAGAACCTCATCGAAAAGATTCCCGAGAGCGGCCCTTCCTATGGATTCCAGCTGACCAGACAAGAAATTGTGGCCTTATTTAATGCCTTTGGAAG GGTTTCAACCAGCGTGAAAGAACTGGAAAACTTTAGGAATATCTTACAAAACATGAGGTGA
- the ERO1A gene encoding ERO1-like protein alpha isoform X2: MLSLGVTGYLDDCTCDVETIDAFNNYKLFPRLNELLESDYFRYYKVNLQKPCPFWDDSSHCGMRDCAVQPCPSDEVPDGIRSGSYKYSEEANNLAEECEEAKRLGAVDDSLSTETRQAVLQWTQHDDSSDSFCEADDIHSPDAEYVDLLLNPERYTGYKGPDAWKIWNSIYEENCFKPQNVKRPLASGRGDDGGQMFYKWLKGVCVEKRAFYRLISGLHASINIHLSARYLLQDTWSEKKWGPNVTEFQQRFDEVLTRGEGPRRLKNLYFLYLIELRALSKVLPFFERPDFQLYTGNKSQDAETKHLLLEILHLAKSFPLHFDENSFFAGNKKEAAKLKEEFRLHFKNISKIMDCVGCFKCRLWGKLQTQGLGTALKILFSENLIEKIPESGPSYGFQLTRQEIVALFNAFGRVSTSVKELENFRNILQNMR, encoded by the exons gTTACTGGTTATTTAGATGACTGCACCTGTGATGTAGAAACCATTGATGCTTTCAACAACTACAAACTTTTTCCTAGACTGAATGAACTCCTGGAAAGTGACTATTTTAGATACTACAAG GTAAACCTACAGAAACCTTGTCCTTTTTGGGATGACAGCAGTCACTGTGGAATGAGAGACTGTGCTGTACAGCCCTGCCCCTCT gATGAAGTCCCTGATGGAATCAGATCTGGAAGTTACAAG TACTCAGAAGAAGCCAATAACCTCGCTGAAGAATGTGAAGAGGCCAAGAGACTTGGAGCTGTTGATGACTCTTTGAG cacagaaacccggcaggcagtgctgcagtggaCACAGCACGACGACTCCTCAGACAGCTTCTGTGAGGCTGATG ACATCCATTCTCCTGATGCTGAGTACGTGGATTTACTCCTGAATCCAGAACGTTACACTGGCTACAAGGGGCCGGATGCCTGGAAAATTTGGAACAGTATTTATGAAGAAAACTGCTTCAA GCCTCAGAATGTAAAAAGACCTTTGGCATCTGGCAGAG GAGATGACGGAG gGCAGATGTTTTACAAGTGGCTCAAAG GGGTCTGTGTGGAGAAAAGAGCTTTCTACAGGCTCATCTCTGGTCTCCACGCCAGCATCAACATCCACCTGAGTGCCAGGTACCTCCTGCAAG atACATGGTCGGAGAAGAAATGGGGCCCCAACGTCACAGAGTTCCAGCAGAGGTTTGATGAAGTCCTCACCAGAGGGGAAGGGCCCAGAAGACTCAAGAACCTCTATTTTCTGTACCTGATAGAGCTGAGGGCCCTCTCCAAAGTGCTGCCCTTCTTTGAGCGCCCGGATTTCCAGCTGTACACTGGGAATAAAAGCCAGGATGCAGAAACGAagcacctgctgctggaaatcCTCCATCTGGCCAA GTCTTTCCCGCTGCATTTCGATGAAAACTCCTTCTTTGCAGGGAATAAAAAGGAAGCTGCTAAACTAAAG gAGGAATTTAGGCTGCACTTCAAGAATATTTCCAAGATCATGGACTGTGTTGGCTGCTTCAAGTGCCGGCTGTGGGGGAAGTTGCAG acacagggCTTGGGCACAGCACTGAAGATCCTCTTCTCAGAGAACCTCATCGAAAAGATTCCCGAGAGCGGCCCTTCCTATGGATTCCAGCTGACCAGACAAGAAATTGTGGCCTTATTTAATGCCTTTGGAAG GGTTTCAACCAGCGTGAAAGAACTGGAAAACTTTAGGAATATCTTACAAAACATGAGGTGA